A window of the Hevea brasiliensis isolate MT/VB/25A 57/8 chromosome 6, ASM3005281v1, whole genome shotgun sequence genome harbors these coding sequences:
- the LOC110661895 gene encoding kiwellin has product MANTVYFVSLFLVFNMIIFFPPPSNAISSCNGPCRTENDCSGQLICINGKCNDDPEVGTHTCSGSNPAPPSNGDCKPYGTLRCNGKSYPKYSCSPPVTSSTKASLTLNDFSKGGDGGGPSECDDKYHEKTERVVALSTGWYAGGTRCGKMVRITAGNGRSVLAKVVDECDSRNGCDSEHAGQPPCHNNIVDGSDAVWEALGLNKDLGVVDVTWSMA; this is encoded by the coding sequence ATGGCAAACACGGTCTACTTTGTCTCTCTTTTCCTTGTCTTCAACATGATAATTTTCTTTCCGCCGCCTTCAAATGCTATCTCTTCATGCAACGGCCCATGCAGGACTGAAAATGACTGTTCCGGCCAACTCATTTGCATCAATGGCAAATGCAACGACGACCCAGAAGTTGGAACCCACACTTGCTCAGGAAGCAACCCTGCGCCGCCTTCAAACGGTGATTGCAAGCCGTACGGAACCCTTAGATGCAACGGAAAATCATACCCCAAGTACTCATGTTCTCCACCAGTCACTTCCTCAACAAAGGCTAGTCTAACTCTGAATGATTTCAGTAAAGGCGGCGATGGTGGTGGTCCATCTGAGTGTGACGATAAGTACCACGAGAAGACAGAGCGTGTGGTGGCGCTTTCGACTGGGTGGTATGCCGGAGGAACAAGGTGTGGGAAGATGGTAAGAATTACAGCTGGAAATGGAAGGAGTGTGTTAGCAAAAGTGGTTGATGAATGTGACTCGAGGAATGGGTGCGACAGTGAACATGCAGGGCAGCCACCTTGTCACAATAACATTGTAGATGGGTCTGATGCGGTTTGGGAAGCTCTGGGGCTGAATAAAGATTTGGGTGTTGTGGATGTTACTTGGTCAATGGCCTAG